A single Wolbachia endosymbiont (group A) of Bibio marci DNA region contains:
- the purC gene encoding phosphoribosylaminoimidazolesuccinocarboxamide synthase, producing MSLNKTIYEGKAKAIIETEDPLTVIQHFKDDVTAFNKEKYEIIEGKGIINNHVSAFIMEKLEKAGTSTHFIKTLNEREQLVKKLKIIPLEVVVRNVAAGSFCKRFNIKEGEALTSPIIEFFYKNDDLADPMVNENHILYFDWLSSKEMDEVKTTTLKINEILVHLFSNASIYLVDLKLEFGRLINDSTKIILADEISPDNCRLWDKNTYKKLDKDVFRLNLEDLKEAYLEVAKRLSVKLD from the coding sequence ATGTCACTGAATAAAACGATATACGAAGGTAAAGCGAAAGCCATTATTGAAACTGAAGACCCATTAACTGTTATACAGCACTTTAAAGATGATGTTACAGCATTCAATAAGGAAAAATATGAAATTATTGAGGGCAAAGGAATAATTAATAATCATGTTAGTGCTTTTATCATGGAAAAACTTGAGAAAGCAGGAACTAGCACGCACTTTATAAAAACTCTAAACGAAAGAGAACAGCTAGTCAAAAAGCTCAAGATAATACCTCTTGAGGTGGTAGTTAGAAATGTTGCAGCTGGCAGCTTTTGCAAACGTTTTAATATCAAAGAAGGTGAGGCACTTACATCTCCTATAATCGAGTTTTTTTACAAAAATGATGACCTAGCCGACCCAATGGTGAATGAAAATCACATACTGTATTTTGATTGGCTATCTAGCAAAGAAATGGATGAAGTTAAAACTACAACTTTAAAAATCAACGAAATCTTAGTCCACCTATTTTCAAATGCAAGTATATATTTAGTTGATCTCAAGTTAGAATTTGGCAGATTAATAAATGACAGTACTAAAATCATTTTAGCCGATGAAATCAGCCCTGATAACTGCAGGTTATGGGATAAAAATACTTATAAAAAGCTAGATAAAGACGTCTTTCGTTTGAATTTAGAAGATTTAAAGGAAGCGTACCTAGAAGTTGCAAAAAGACTGTCAGTAAAGTTAGATTAA
- the purM gene encoding phosphoribosylformylglycinamidine cyclo-ligase has protein sequence MNTYVRSGIDLELYNKLIKEVKPIAQETTREEVISEIGSFSALFDFAALSKKYDHPVLVSSTDGVGTKLLIAQEVNGHDTIGIDLVAMCVNDLLAQGATPLFFLDYFATGVLSKDVLLSVVQGIAKGCKQAKIALVGGETAEMPGMYGNNHYDLAGFLVGVVDRKQILPNCSMMKAGDYIVGLESSGIHSNGFSLVRHIFKSLGINYNDTSLWNNKSWSEILLEPTKIYVDSLLPIMPKVKGIAHITGGGLIDNIPRILPKNLFANIDINSWKWPDIFLWLTKEGKIEKKEMLKTFNCGIGMVLIVGPENMQNVKNHFQKRGEKIEIIGKLDEACNPPLDRVVFS, from the coding sequence ATGAATACTTATGTCAGATCAGGAATAGATCTTGAACTATATAATAAGTTAATAAAAGAAGTCAAGCCTATTGCTCAAGAAACTACTAGAGAAGAAGTAATCAGCGAAATAGGTTCATTTTCTGCGTTGTTTGATTTTGCTGCACTAAGTAAGAAATATGACCATCCAGTACTCGTTTCCTCAACTGATGGAGTAGGTACGAAACTGTTGATAGCTCAAGAAGTGAATGGGCATGATACTATAGGTATAGATTTAGTTGCAATGTGTGTAAATGACTTACTTGCACAAGGAGCAACGCCTTTATTTTTCCTTGATTACTTTGCAACAGGCGTTTTGAGCAAAGACGTTTTATTATCTGTGGTCCAGGGCATTGCAAAGGGGTGCAAGCAAGCTAAAATAGCATTGGTTGGTGGAGAAACTGCAGAAATGCCTGGAATGTATGGTAATAATCACTATGACCTTGCAGGGTTTTTGGTTGGTGTAGTTGATCGAAAGCAAATTCTTCCAAACTGTAGCATGATGAAAGCAGGTGATTATATAGTTGGCTTAGAGTCAAGTGGAATTCACTCAAATGGGTTTTCTTTGGTGCGCCATATTTTCAAAAGCTTAGGTATAAATTATAACGATACATCTCTATGGAATAATAAATCTTGGAGTGAAATACTACTTGAACCAACAAAAATATATGTTGATTCTTTGTTGCCTATTATGCCAAAGGTAAAAGGCATTGCACATATAACAGGTGGTGGCTTGATAGATAATATTCCGCGGATTCTTCCAAAAAACTTATTTGCAAACATAGACATTAATTCCTGGAAATGGCCAGATATATTTTTATGGCTAACAAAGGAGGGTAAAATAGAGAAGAAAGAAATGCTAAAAACATTTAATTGTGGTATTGGCATGGTATTGATCGTAGGTCCTGAGAATATGCAAAACGTGAAAAATCATTTCCAAAAACGTGGAGAAAAAATTGAAATTATTGGAAAACTTGATGAGGCATGTAACCCTCCACTTGATAGAGTAGTATTTAGTTAA